From the Neotabrizicola shimadae genome, the window TTCCATTCAAACTGGCTAGATATGATTTCGCCAAGGTTACGCTTGTCTCGCAATCTTCTTACAAGAGATGGAGCGATTTTTGTCTCCTGCGACGAGGGGGAACAACCTCGCTTACGATTGATTATGGATGAGGTCTTTGGACAGTCGAATTTTGTTGCCGATATGGTTTGGGCGGCTGGCCGGAAAAATGACTCTCGGCTTGTTTCTGTCTCACACGAGTATATTGTCTGCTATGCGAGAGATACCGAGTATCTTCGCGATACCCAAATAACTTGGAGACAGAAGAAAAAAGGCCTTGATGAAATTTATGCGCAGCATGACCGTTTGAAGCGTCAGTATGGCAGTGACTATAAATTAATAACGCAAGGAATGAAGGACTGGTATCGTGATTTGGCGGACAGTCATCCGTCCAAGGCCAGCAAGCATTATGCACACGTCGACAGTCGCGGTGTCTATTTTCCTGACAATATTTCATGGCCTGGCGGCGGCGGACCAAAATATGAAGTTCTTCACCCCATCACACGAAAGCCGGTAAAAGTTCCTTCTAGGGGTTGGATGACGAGTGATCCAGAAAAGATGCGTAGCTGGATCGAAGATGACCGAGTTCATTTCGGTGAAGATGAGAATTCTGTTCCCTGCATCAAGAGCTATCTGGCGGATAGAGAGGATCAAACCCCATACAGTGTATTTTATCAAGACGGGCGTGCTGCTTCAAAGCGTCTTCGCGCCTTGATGGATGGCGATCTATTTGATTTCCCAAAAGATGAATTGGTTATTCAAGAGCTGGTTGAAATGTTGACCGAGGGCAATGATGTCGTTCTCGATTTCTTTGCAGGCTCGTCAACGACAGCGCATTCAGTGATGCTGCAAAACGCCAAAGATGGCGCAGCGCGACAGTTTGTGATGGTGCAGCTTGATGAGGATACGCCTGAGAAGTCGGAAGCCCGCAAGGCGGGCTTTAACACCATTCCCGAAGTCAGTTGTGAACGCATCCGCCGCGCGGGCGCCAAAATCCTCGAAGGGGAGTGTCACCCTGACTGGAACCGAGATGTGGGCTTTCGCGTGCTGAAAATCGACAGCTCGAACATGGCCGAAGTCCATTACACCCCCGACGCCACCACACAGGCTGACCTGCTGTTACGCGTGGACAATATCAAACAGGGCCGCACGGCCGAAGACCTGCTGTTCCAGGTGCTGCTCGACTGGGGCGTCGACCTGAGCCTGCCCATCACGCGGG encodes:
- a CDS encoding site-specific DNA-methyltransferase, which produces MTDDIEKLKMHSPDLTAQNVDRIAALFPGCVTEAKGPDGTLRWMIDFDLLRQELSDSIVDGPQERYHLDWPGKRQALITANAPIAKTLRPVRAESVDFDTTRNLFIEGDNLEALKLLQETYLGKVKMIYIDPPYNTGKDFVYRDNFASAQAEQEAIAGERNESGARLVSNPEGNGRFHSNWLDMISPRLRLSRNLLTRDGAIFVSCDEGEQPRLRLIMDEVFGQSNFVADMVWAAGRKNDSRLVSVSHEYIVCYARDTEYLRDTQITWRQKKKGLDEIYAQHDRLKRQYGSDYKLITQGMKDWYRDLADSHPSKASKHYAHVDSRGVYFPDNISWPGGGGPKYEVLHPITRKPVKVPSRGWMTSDPEKMRSWIEDDRVHFGEDENSVPCIKSYLADREDQTPYSVFYQDGRAASKRLRALMDGDLFDFPKDELVIQELVEMLTEGNDVVLDFFAGSSTTAHSVMLQNAKDGAARQFVMVQLDEDTPEKSEARKAGFNTIPEVSCERIRRAGAKILEGECHPDWNRDVGFRVLKIDSSNMAEVHYTPDATTQADLLLRVDNIKQGRTAEDLLFQVLLDWGVDLSLPITRETVEGKTVFTVAGTALIACFDNGVDEALVKTLAARKPLRVVFKDTGFKDDATKINVKQIFKSLSPDSEVKAI